A genome region from Brassica oleracea var. oleracea cultivar TO1000 chromosome C2, BOL, whole genome shotgun sequence includes the following:
- the LOC106326312 gene encoding NAC domain-containing protein 30-like has translation MDNIKQSCVPPGFRFHPTEEELVGYYLDGKINSIKSALDVIVDIDLYKMEPWDIQARCKLGYEEQNEWYFFSHKDRKYPTGTRTNRATAAGFWKATGRDKAVLSKNSVVGMRKTLVYYKGRAPNGRKSDWIMHEYRLQNSELAPVQEEGWVVCRAFRKPIPNQRPLGYEPWQNQLYHVDNKNYYSSSATMNTSHHIGASSSSQNLNQMVMSNNHYNANNPSSTIYQYGNIELPQLDSPSLSPSLGTNKDQNESLEQEEEKSFNYVDWRTLGSLLEIQATHPQNPNVLVSSLATQSYNPEQSFPSMHQNYNYEVEANIHHPFGCFPDS, from the exons ATGGACAACATAAAGCAATCGTGTGTGCCACCGGGATTCCGATTTCATCCAACAGAGGAAGAGCTCGTTGGTTATTACCTAGATGGGAAGATCAATTCAATTAAGAGTGCTTTAGATGTCATTGTAGACATTGACCTCTACAAAATGGAGCCATGGGATATTCAAG CGAGATGTAAACTAGGGTATGAAGAGCAAAACGAGTGGTACTTCTTTAGCCACAAGGATAGGAAGTACCCGACCGGGACTAGGACCAATAGAGCAACGGCCGCCGGGTTCTGGAAGGCCACCGGTAGAGACAAGGCGGTACTTTCAAAGAATAGTGTCGTAGGAATGCGGAAGACACTTGTCTACTACAAAGGTCGAGCTCCTAATGGAAGAAAATCAGATTGGATCATGCACGAATACCGCCTCCAAAACTCCGAGCTTGCCCCGGTTCAG GAGGAAGGTTGGGTGGTGTGTCGAGCATTTAGGAAGCCGATTCCAAACCAGAGGCCATTAGGGTACGAGCCATGGCAGAACCAGCTCTACCACGTTGATAATAAAAATTACTACTCATCTTCAGCGACAATGAACACGAGTCACCATATCGGTGCCTCTTCATCGAGCCAAAACCTTAACCAAATGGTCATGAGTAATAATCACTACAATGCCAATAATCCATCCTCAACGATATATCAATATGGCAATATCGAGCTCCCACAGCTAGACAGTCCTAGCTTGTCGCCAAGTCTAGGGACGAATAAAGATCAGAACGAGAGTTTGGAGCAAGAAGAAGAGAAGAGCTTCAACTATGTGGACTGGAGAACACTAGGTAGCTTGCTTGAGATACAAGCCACACATCCACAAAACCCTAATGTCCTTGTGTCTTCGTTAGCAACGCAGTCTTATAACCCGGAACAGAGCTTCCCTTCCATGCATCAAAACTATAATTATGAGGTCGAAGCTAATATTCATCATCCATTTGGATGCTTCCCTGACTCCTAA